One window from the genome of Cyclobacterium amurskyense encodes:
- a CDS encoding Arc family DNA binding domain-containing protein, producing the protein MAQKKPFALRIDERLMKAMEKWAADEFRSTNGQLEWLIHDALKKAGRLPKSKEENK; encoded by the coding sequence ATGGCACAAAAAAAACCTTTTGCCCTGCGCATAGATGAACGGCTGATGAAGGCCATGGAAAAATGGGCTGCAGACGAATTCAGGAGCACCAATGGACAATTGGAATGGTTGATCCATGATGCTTTGAAAAAAGCAGGCAGGTTACCAAAGTCGAAAGAAGAGAACAAGTGA
- the purB gene encoding adenylosuccinate lyase: MKLNPLTAISSIDGRYASKTSPLMAYFSEYALIRYRVKVEIEYFIALCELPLPQLSSVKPEQFEEIRSIEKNFTEADAQAIKDIEKVTNHDVKAVEYFLKDKFTDLGLDGVVEFIHFGLTSQDINNTAVPMMYRDGINDVVLPALLQVQEKISNRAKEWDSVPMLAKTHGQPASPTRLGKEFEVFVSRLTAQLELLKDIPFAAKFGGATGNMNAHHVAFPEIDWNTFANNLVSKKLGLSRSYPTTQIEHYDHFAAHFDGLKRINTILLDFSKDIWQYVAMNYFKQKIKAGEVGSSAMPHKVNPIDFENAEGNLGIANALLIHLSAKLPISRLQRDLTDSTVLRVIGVPLAHMQIAFLSLDKGIDKLELNQAAIEKDLDENWAVVAEAIQTVLRREGFPKPYEALKALTRTHSKITQESISEFIETLNVSQEIKAELKKITPFNYTGL; encoded by the coding sequence ATGAAACTTAATCCACTTACCGCAATTTCTTCAATAGATGGCAGATACGCCTCAAAAACCAGCCCTCTGATGGCCTATTTTTCTGAATATGCATTAATTCGGTACAGGGTAAAAGTAGAGATTGAATATTTTATAGCTTTATGCGAACTACCACTTCCTCAGCTAAGTAGTGTAAAACCTGAGCAATTTGAAGAAATTAGGTCTATCGAAAAGAATTTTACCGAAGCTGATGCGCAAGCTATCAAAGACATTGAGAAAGTCACCAATCATGATGTGAAAGCTGTCGAGTATTTTTTAAAGGATAAATTTACCGATCTAGGTTTGGATGGTGTAGTAGAGTTTATCCATTTTGGTTTGACTTCTCAAGACATCAACAATACCGCTGTCCCTATGATGTACCGGGATGGTATAAATGATGTAGTACTCCCAGCATTGTTACAAGTTCAGGAAAAAATTAGCAATAGGGCTAAAGAATGGGATTCTGTTCCTATGTTAGCCAAAACGCATGGCCAACCAGCTTCACCTACCCGACTAGGGAAAGAATTTGAAGTTTTTGTTAGCCGCCTTACTGCTCAGTTAGAATTATTGAAGGACATACCTTTTGCCGCAAAATTTGGTGGAGCGACTGGAAACATGAATGCTCACCATGTAGCTTTCCCTGAAATTGATTGGAATACTTTTGCCAACAACTTGGTATCAAAAAAACTAGGCCTTAGCAGAAGCTACCCAACTACTCAAATCGAACATTACGATCATTTTGCTGCACACTTTGATGGCTTAAAACGAATCAATACCATACTTCTTGATTTTAGTAAAGACATTTGGCAATATGTTGCCATGAATTATTTCAAACAAAAGATAAAAGCTGGTGAGGTGGGTTCTTCTGCTATGCCTCATAAAGTAAATCCAATAGATTTTGAAAATGCAGAAGGCAACCTAGGTATAGCCAATGCTTTATTGATACACCTATCTGCCAAGCTTCCTATCAGTCGCCTGCAAAGAGACCTAACTGATAGTACAGTTTTAAGGGTAATCGGAGTACCCCTGGCTCATATGCAAATTGCCTTTTTGTCCCTTGACAAAGGAATAGATAAACTGGAATTGAATCAGGCTGCTATAGAGAAAGATTTGGATGAAAACTGGGCAGTAGTGGCTGAAGCCATCCAAACAGTTCTAAGAAGAGAAGGCTTTCCTAAACCTTATGAGGCCCTTAAAGCGCTTACCAGAACTCACTCCAAGATCACGCAAGAGTCCATCAGCGAATTCATCGAGACGCTTAATGTTTCTCAGGAAATTAAAGCGGAATTAAAAAAGATAACTCCTTTTAATTATACTGGTCTTTAA
- a CDS encoding alginate lyase family protein yields MNPKKTKNYFLLILFLLSFQISFAQQNWKEITSVKDLYHSYPGTVKGIFDHINLDLEGLEKVKAATTKGDWVLAANELLAYYKVSDNGMGLRRTLPEISSQTVAEADTILKNVFTIQNVKGKVPLLDNGHRDWYYKGPNNDKEWAWLSNRHSQLSNVMGAYFKTGNPKYAEYMDLFLRDFILASMPYPAEKRSESIWRGLEVAARVKTWSRVFYGMLDSEYISPATRLLILSSLPDHAHYNRNFHGGNNWLTMEISSLATVVAYFPEYKASEEWMDYAVDTMVESMRGQVYPDGVQTELSSHYHNVSMVSFELFKTLCDEAGRELPEYFNQTIEDMYWYIARAIRPDGHRILNNDGDRGSDRAIILSASEKYNHPEWAYLASNGSQGVKPEEGPSYLIPWAGQLISRSGYDSMAHWSFFDIGPWGSGHQHNDKLHLSVTAYGKDFLVDAGRYAYTGEVANKFRPYALSSKGHNLVLIDGKVQKPGPKLAETAVESQAVKITGDYDFASSSFGEYFDLEGQANHNRSLFYVRGEFWVVVDRISTDQPRSISTLWHWHPDAEVKRIGQSLVGGYDEGSLEVMPLGNAKFDIQMIKGQEEPEIQGWYSSEYNLYEPNVASIYTSEIADSSTFVWLLIPTPGNGDRVMTRAKIVGENEKGITIEVNRKGAKWELTIPFTDSKTIKFQKR; encoded by the coding sequence ATGAACCCAAAGAAAACCAAAAATTACTTTTTACTGATTTTATTTTTATTGTCATTTCAAATTTCCTTTGCACAGCAAAATTGGAAAGAGATTACTTCTGTAAAGGATTTATACCATTCTTACCCAGGGACAGTAAAAGGAATCTTTGACCATATTAATTTAGATCTTGAAGGTTTAGAAAAAGTAAAAGCAGCCACCACCAAAGGAGACTGGGTACTGGCTGCCAATGAATTATTGGCTTACTATAAAGTGTCCGATAATGGAATGGGACTAAGGAGAACTCTGCCTGAAATTTCCTCACAAACTGTAGCTGAAGCAGATACCATATTAAAGAATGTGTTTACCATTCAAAATGTCAAAGGAAAAGTTCCTTTGTTGGACAATGGGCATCGGGATTGGTATTATAAAGGACCAAACAATGACAAGGAATGGGCTTGGCTTTCCAATCGACACAGCCAGCTTTCTAATGTGATGGGTGCCTACTTTAAAACAGGGAATCCCAAGTATGCAGAATACATGGATTTGTTTTTGAGGGATTTCATCTTGGCAAGCATGCCTTATCCTGCAGAGAAAAGATCCGAGTCCATTTGGAGAGGACTTGAAGTAGCGGCCCGAGTAAAAACCTGGTCAAGGGTTTTTTATGGCATGTTGGATAGTGAGTATATTTCTCCAGCTACTCGCCTGTTGATTTTGAGTAGTCTTCCTGATCATGCACATTACAATAGGAACTTTCATGGTGGAAACAATTGGTTGACCATGGAAATATCCTCTCTTGCAACTGTGGTTGCCTACTTTCCTGAATACAAAGCTTCTGAAGAGTGGATGGATTATGCGGTAGATACGATGGTTGAAAGTATGAGGGGACAGGTTTATCCGGATGGAGTTCAAACAGAACTTTCTTCGCATTACCACAATGTGTCAATGGTTAGTTTCGAATTGTTCAAGACCCTATGTGATGAGGCAGGAAGAGAACTTCCGGAGTATTTTAATCAAACCATCGAAGACATGTACTGGTACATTGCGAGAGCGATTAGACCAGATGGGCACAGGATTTTGAATAACGATGGGGACAGAGGAAGTGATAGGGCAATCATTTTAAGTGCTTCGGAGAAATACAATCACCCAGAATGGGCCTATCTAGCAAGTAATGGAAGCCAAGGAGTAAAACCTGAAGAAGGCCCCTCTTACCTCATCCCTTGGGCAGGTCAGCTAATTTCTAGAAGTGGCTATGATTCTATGGCGCATTGGTCCTTTTTTGATATAGGGCCATGGGGTAGCGGTCACCAACACAATGATAAATTACATCTTTCCGTCACTGCTTATGGAAAGGATTTTCTAGTAGATGCAGGTAGATATGCCTACACAGGTGAGGTGGCTAATAAATTTCGCCCCTATGCGCTAAGTAGTAAAGGTCATAATTTAGTATTAATTGACGGGAAAGTTCAGAAGCCAGGACCAAAACTTGCTGAAACAGCAGTTGAAAGCCAGGCTGTGAAAATTACAGGGGATTATGATTTTGCATCTTCCTCTTTCGGGGAATATTTTGATTTGGAAGGTCAAGCTAATCACAATCGTAGTCTTTTTTATGTCAGAGGCGAATTCTGGGTGGTTGTAGATAGAATCAGTACAGATCAACCTCGGTCTATTAGTACCTTATGGCATTGGCATCCAGATGCTGAGGTTAAGCGTATTGGGCAATCCTTAGTGGGGGGGTATGATGAAGGGAGTCTTGAGGTAATGCCTTTAGGCAATGCCAAATTTGACATCCAAATGATCAAAGGTCAGGAAGAGCCTGAAATTCAGGGTTGGTATAGTTCTGAGTATAACCTCTACGAGCCAAATGTGGCCAGCATTTACACCAGTGAGATAGCCGATAGTTCTACCTTTGTATGGTTATTGATTCCTACCCCTGGAAATGGAGATAGGGTAATGACAAGGGCGAAAATAGTCGGTGAGAATGAGAAAGGAATAACAATAGAAGTAAACCGTAAAGGTGCTAAATGGGAACTCACCATTCCTTTTACCGATAGCAAAACCATAAAATTCCAAAAGCGATAG
- a CDS encoding mechanosensitive ion channel family protein, protein MFEEYLTLEIGNNTTKDYLLAIAFIVIGILVVRIFKKTFLQKIKKLTQKTSTNFDDYLIEAIEKFVIPALYISIVFFGIKTLTISGGFRDIISNAHKVILAYYIVRLVSNVLILLLKTWVKEQENGEEKVKQIGGIILIINVLIWGLGILFLFDNLGYDVTAIVTGMGIGGIAVALAAQNILGDLFNYFVIFFDRPIEIGDFIVIDDKNGVVEKIGIKTTRIKTLSGEQLVVANSDLTSSRIHNYKKMQRRRILFGVGVSYETNSDDLKKIPGILKEIVNHQKPITFDRAHFKEFGDSSLNFEVVYYIEDAAYNTYMDIQQQINFEIFDKFQSMGISIAFPTRTLYLRNENDQELKINSITNPEKVDKAKD, encoded by the coding sequence ATGTTCGAAGAATATCTGACTTTAGAAATAGGGAATAATACTACTAAGGATTATCTGTTGGCAATTGCCTTTATCGTAATTGGCATTTTGGTAGTCAGGATATTTAAAAAAACCTTTTTACAAAAAATCAAAAAGCTGACTCAAAAAACATCAACTAATTTTGATGATTATTTGATTGAAGCTATTGAAAAGTTTGTTATTCCTGCCCTATATATTTCAATAGTATTTTTCGGCATTAAAACACTGACTATATCTGGTGGTTTTAGGGACATTATTTCCAATGCCCATAAAGTAATATTGGCTTATTATATTGTGAGACTTGTATCCAACGTCTTAATTCTATTACTAAAAACCTGGGTAAAAGAACAGGAAAACGGAGAAGAGAAAGTCAAACAAATAGGTGGTATAATACTTATTATTAATGTATTGATATGGGGTCTAGGTATTTTATTCCTATTCGACAACCTTGGTTATGATGTGACTGCTATTGTAACAGGAATGGGGATTGGTGGTATTGCGGTAGCCCTCGCTGCTCAAAACATTCTAGGTGATCTATTCAATTATTTTGTCATATTCTTTGATCGACCTATTGAGATTGGTGATTTCATCGTAATTGATGACAAAAATGGCGTTGTCGAAAAAATTGGAATCAAAACGACAAGGATAAAAACGCTTTCTGGAGAACAGCTTGTTGTGGCCAATAGTGATTTAACCAGTTCTAGAATTCACAATTACAAAAAAATGCAAAGGAGAAGAATTCTCTTTGGCGTAGGAGTAAGTTATGAAACAAATTCTGATGATTTAAAGAAAATCCCAGGAATACTCAAAGAAATTGTTAACCATCAGAAACCTATAACCTTCGATAGAGCTCACTTTAAAGAATTTGGAGATTCCAGCCTAAATTTTGAGGTAGTTTACTATATAGAGGACGCTGCTTACAATACCTACATGGACATTCAACAACAGATTAATTTCGAGATTTTTGACAAATTTCAGTCTATGGGAATAAGTATTGCCTTCCCAACACGCACCTTGTACCTTCGTAACGAAAACGATCAAGAGCTTAAAATAAACTCCATTACTAACCCTGAAAAAGTGGACAAAGCAAAAGATTAA
- a CDS encoding MFS transporter translates to MNENINKSALFNGSCFALITTAFTFSIRAGILPELGEEFGLSATQLGFINSMWFLGFPISMIIGGIVYHSFGPKNIMRVAFLAHTLGILLTIYAGGYTTLLISTLFIGFGNGCTEAACNPMIADMYSGVKMNKMLNRFHMWFPGGIMVGALISTFMTGLNLGWEAQMWVTMIPTVIYAYLFFGKTFPKAKVEGSTSLLNNFKALFSPVFLFLFVCMAFTAISEFGPQQWVNIILANSGANAMIILALTTGVMAVARFFAGPVVAKLGQTGVLLLGAILATIGIYLFSIVTGPAAYVVAVIFALGVAYFWPVMVGAVAQRVPLSGALGLSIIGGIGMFSTAIFQGVIGGWIDSARAESSAEGLTGDALELAAGQATLQNMAFFPIILIVLFTIFFFWQKNSKKTEAVSPV, encoded by the coding sequence ATGAACGAAAACATTAACAAAAGTGCACTCTTTAACGGGAGCTGTTTTGCACTTATCACCACCGCTTTCACCTTTAGTATCCGGGCTGGTATCTTACCAGAACTTGGAGAAGAATTCGGACTATCCGCAACCCAATTGGGATTTATCAATTCAATGTGGTTTTTGGGTTTTCCCATTTCCATGATCATTGGTGGTATAGTTTACCACTCTTTTGGTCCTAAAAATATTATGAGAGTGGCATTTCTTGCACATACTCTAGGTATTTTATTAACCATTTACGCGGGTGGCTACACCACCTTATTGATTTCCACCCTATTTATTGGATTTGGAAACGGTTGTACAGAAGCCGCTTGTAACCCTATGATTGCTGATATGTACTCTGGGGTAAAAATGAACAAAATGCTAAACAGGTTCCATATGTGGTTCCCTGGAGGTATCATGGTAGGTGCGCTAATCTCTACCTTTATGACTGGGCTGAACTTAGGATGGGAAGCACAAATGTGGGTAACCATGATTCCTACAGTTATTTACGCCTATTTATTCTTTGGTAAAACTTTTCCAAAAGCAAAAGTCGAAGGTTCAACTTCTCTACTCAATAATTTCAAAGCTTTATTTAGTCCTGTTTTCCTATTCCTTTTTGTTTGCATGGCCTTTACAGCTATTTCCGAATTCGGACCACAACAATGGGTGAATATCATTTTGGCTAACAGTGGTGCTAATGCAATGATCATTTTGGCCTTGACTACTGGAGTAATGGCCGTAGCTAGGTTCTTTGCAGGACCAGTTGTAGCCAAACTTGGTCAAACTGGTGTATTATTATTAGGAGCTATTTTAGCCACAATAGGTATTTACCTATTCAGTATAGTAACCGGACCTGCGGCTTATGTCGTAGCTGTAATATTTGCCCTTGGAGTGGCTTATTTCTGGCCAGTTATGGTAGGTGCCGTTGCGCAGAGAGTTCCACTAAGTGGCGCATTGGGATTGTCCATCATTGGTGGTATCGGAATGTTTTCTACTGCAATTTTCCAAGGGGTAATCGGTGGCTGGATTGATTCAGCCAGAGCTGAATCAAGTGCTGAAGGATTAACAGGAGACGCATTAGAACTAGCAGCCGGTCAAGCCACGCTCCAAAACATGGCTTTCTTCCCAATAATATTAATCGTACTCTTTACCATTTTCTTCTTCTGGCAGAAAAACTCTAAAAAGACTGAAGCAGTAAGCCCTGTCTGA
- a CDS encoding SPFH domain-containing protein: MEKTIKPQSGYSMVFLTLFLLAILVFAFIGKIPFLFVPAVILLIFIIPGFFIVEPNKAMVLLLFGSYKGTVKSDGFFWVIPFMTKKKISLRVRNFENKPLKVNDKIGNPVMVGTIVVWQVADTFKASFDVDDYENFVHLQADAAVRKMAGTYPYDNFEDEHAEVTLRSGVEDVNKSLEDEISARLQHAGIKVIEARISHLAYSSEIASAMLQRQQATAIVAARRMIVDGAVGMVEMALEDLKIKGIIDFEDEKKAAMVSNLMVVLCSDKNASPVVNVGTLNQ; this comes from the coding sequence ATGGAAAAGACAATTAAACCCCAGTCGGGATACTCAATGGTATTCTTGACCTTATTCTTATTGGCAATCCTAGTGTTTGCTTTTATTGGTAAAATCCCCTTTCTTTTTGTACCGGCTGTAATCTTGCTCATTTTTATAATACCAGGATTTTTTATCGTAGAGCCAAATAAGGCAATGGTACTACTTCTTTTCGGTTCATATAAGGGAACGGTAAAAAGCGACGGCTTCTTTTGGGTAATTCCATTCATGACAAAGAAGAAAATTTCTCTAAGGGTTCGAAATTTTGAAAACAAACCTTTAAAAGTGAATGACAAAATAGGTAACCCAGTAATGGTTGGAACCATAGTCGTATGGCAAGTAGCCGACACCTTTAAGGCTTCATTTGATGTTGATGATTATGAAAATTTCGTGCATTTACAAGCTGATGCTGCTGTTCGTAAAATGGCAGGAACTTACCCTTATGACAATTTTGAAGACGAGCATGCAGAGGTGACCCTTCGCTCAGGGGTTGAGGATGTTAACAAATCTCTTGAAGATGAAATAAGCGCACGGTTGCAGCATGCAGGTATAAAGGTTATTGAGGCAAGAATATCTCATTTGGCCTACTCCTCCGAAATCGCATCAGCCATGTTGCAAAGACAGCAAGCTACCGCTATCGTTGCGGCCAGGAGAATGATTGTTGATGGAGCAGTGGGGATGGTAGAAATGGCTCTGGAAGATCTGAAAATAAAAGGTATCATTGATTTTGAGGATGAAAAGAAGGCAGCTATGGTAAGTAACCTGATGGTTGTATTGTGTTCTGATAAAAATGCAAGTCCTGTTGTAAATGTGGGTACATTAAATCAATAA